A stretch of Candidatus Zixiibacteriota bacterium DNA encodes these proteins:
- a CDS encoding D-alanine--D-alanine ligase → MKILLLAGGNSSERAVSLNSSAAIFDALKRLGHKVIALDTANGRSLTDSGGKYIGNAQQKGSTELIPSQSSALEFTSVLSAPDTRDVDLVFLGLHGGDGENGSIQALLDLSGKKYIGSGMTASAVAMNKGITKRILISEGIKTPDWLCIKRTKTGFTAKVCEEILNIFTVPIIVKPNDGGSTVGLTKVTDPSQLGASLNLAAAESEYVLIEAYISGRELTVAVLDGTAFPIVEIKPKKGLYDYESKYTKGKTEYIVPAEINKEVTQSIQDSAVKAYTAVGCSGLARIDFILAESGDFYCLEINTLPGMTALSLAPMAAKAVGIGFDELIFRIIESALKK, encoded by the coding sequence ATGAAAATATTGCTCCTTGCAGGGGGAAACTCAAGTGAACGCGCAGTGTCGCTCAACTCAAGCGCGGCTATTTTCGATGCCCTCAAGCGGCTTGGTCACAAGGTCATCGCACTCGACACCGCTAATGGCCGCTCGCTGACAGATTCCGGGGGGAAGTATATAGGAAATGCTCAGCAGAAAGGGTCGACCGAACTGATACCTTCGCAGTCCTCGGCGCTGGAATTTACGAGCGTGTTATCGGCGCCAGATACGCGGGATGTCGATCTTGTGTTTCTCGGCTTGCATGGAGGAGACGGAGAAAATGGTTCCATTCAAGCCCTGCTCGATTTGAGCGGGAAAAAGTATATCGGTTCGGGAATGACCGCTTCGGCTGTCGCCATGAACAAGGGCATAACAAAACGTATTTTGATATCAGAGGGAATAAAAACGCCGGACTGGTTGTGTATAAAGCGAACAAAGACTGGTTTTACCGCAAAAGTTTGTGAGGAGATTCTTAACATTTTCACGGTGCCAATAATTGTAAAACCAAACGATGGCGGCTCGACGGTGGGACTGACAAAAGTTACAGATCCGTCACAATTAGGCGCGTCTTTGAATTTGGCAGCAGCAGAATCAGAGTATGTGCTCATTGAAGCCTATATCTCCGGTCGCGAATTGACTGTCGCAGTGCTCGATGGCACAGCGTTTCCCATTGTGGAAATAAAGCCGAAAAAGGGACTCTATGATTATGAGTCCAAATACACAAAAGGGAAGACAGAATATATTGTGCCCGCAGAAATAAACAAAGAGGTCACTCAGTCTATACAGGATTCAGCCGTCAAAGCTTATACGGCAGTTGGCTGTTCTGGTCTTGCCAGAATAGATTTTATCTTAGCTGAATCCGGGGACTTTTATTGTCTTGAGATAAACACTCTGCCGGGTATGACTGCGCTATCGCTTGCGCCGATGGCGGCAAAAGCTGTGGGAATCGGTTTCGATGAACTTATCTTTCGCATAATCGAGTCGGCGCTCAAAAAATAA
- a CDS encoding DedA family protein yields MHEILSTVSGWLDQLFAYGTFWVYIIIFLACFIENIVPPFPGDTFIVAAGGLSALGRLEYAGSFISVVCGGMASVMLVHYWGRRYGRDYFLKKNFKYFSVADIERVESLLQKWGGMLLLGSRFVVGFRSALALGTGIGRYSSVRTFVYSSISYLIFTSLLMYMAAVFVDNADKIGELFGTYDKIIYPLIIIGVLWFVAWRFVSRRAKKSQRKGM; encoded by the coding sequence ATGCATGAGATTTTATCCACAGTCAGCGGCTGGCTCGATCAGCTTTTTGCTTACGGAACCTTCTGGGTCTATATCATTATCTTTTTGGCCTGTTTCATCGAAAATATTGTTCCGCCCTTTCCCGGGGACACATTCATTGTTGCCGCAGGGGGATTATCGGCATTGGGGCGACTTGAATATGCCGGTTCGTTCATTTCTGTCGTCTGCGGAGGTATGGCCTCGGTGATGCTTGTTCACTACTGGGGAAGGCGTTATGGGCGTGATTATTTTCTAAAAAAGAATTTCAAATACTTTTCAGTGGCAGATATCGAGCGGGTGGAATCACTTTTGCAAAAATGGGGCGGGATGTTGCTGCTCGGGTCTCGTTTTGTTGTGGGATTTCGATCGGCGCTGGCGCTTGGAACTGGTATTGGCCGTTATTCTTCCGTCCGAACTTTTGTCTACTCTTCAATTTCGTATCTTATTTTCACAAGCCTGCTCATGTATATGGCGGCGGTGTTTGTAGATAATGCCGATAAAATAGGTGAACTGTTCGGGACATACGATAAAATAATCTACCCACTGATTATTATCGGAGTTCTTTGGTTTGTGGCTTGGCGATTTGTATCTAGGCGGGCAAAGAAATCGCAACGCAAAGGAATGTGA
- the ispF gene encoding 2-C-methyl-D-erythritol 2,4-cyclodiphosphate synthase — protein sequence MTNLRVGHGFDVHAFETGRPLFLGGVSIPHDRGLVGHSDADVLLHAICDALLGAAGLSDIGHLFSPTDAQFKNIRSTILLERTFESIRAVGAREIVNIDSIVLAEQPKISSYIQAMKNIIAPILHIDVSRIGIKATTCEGLGTIGRQEGIAASATCLLVKNA from the coding sequence ATGACTAATCTTCGCGTAGGACATGGATTTGATGTTCATGCTTTCGAAACAGGACGGCCACTCTTTCTTGGAGGGGTGTCAATTCCCCACGATAGAGGGCTGGTGGGGCACAGCGATGCCGATGTTCTGCTCCATGCTATTTGCGATGCGTTGCTTGGCGCGGCAGGACTGTCTGATATAGGTCATCTGTTTTCTCCGACCGACGCGCAATTTAAGAATATCCGTTCGACGATTTTGCTTGAGCGGACTTTTGAATCGATAAGAGCCGTTGGTGCGAGGGAGATTGTAAATATCGACTCGATTGTTTTGGCTGAACAGCCTAAAATATCGTCATATATTCAAGCGATGAAAAATATAATTGCGCCAATTCTGCATATTGACGTTTCGCGGATTGGCATCAAAGCCACAACTTGCGAAGGGCTTGGGACGATAGGCCGTCAAGAGGGGATAGCGGCTTCGGCAACATGTCTGCTTGTCAAGAATGCATGA
- the ispD gene encoding 2-C-methyl-D-erythritol 4-phosphate cytidylyltransferase, which yields MNAAAVIVAAGRSTRFGETLPKQFQSVLGRPLLAWTVSRFEAAKTINSIILVVSEDQLMHVGEGIVEKFGLSKVIKIIVGGETRRESVLNGLEGLSHSTDLVAIHDGARPLVLPTDIDRVVEVASREHAAMLATPLVDTLKRVSKGSIVSTVERDDLYLAQTPQVFDYELILEAHRSITSDTIATDDASLIEGRGFKVRIVEPTGLNLKVTRPDDLLVVEDYLKREQND from the coding sequence ATGAATGCCGCCGCCGTTATAGTTGCCGCTGGCCGCTCGACGCGGTTTGGCGAAACATTGCCAAAACAATTTCAGTCTGTGTTGGGGCGTCCCTTGCTTGCCTGGACAGTCAGCCGTTTCGAAGCGGCAAAGACTATCAACTCGATTATTTTGGTTGTCAGCGAAGATCAGCTGATGCATGTCGGCGAAGGGATTGTTGAGAAATTCGGACTAAGTAAAGTCATCAAAATTATTGTAGGCGGCGAGACCCGCCGAGAATCAGTCCTCAATGGACTCGAGGGTCTTTCTCATTCAACGGATCTTGTCGCGATACATGATGGCGCGCGTCCGTTGGTACTCCCAACGGATATTGACCGTGTTGTCGAAGTAGCCTCGCGGGAACATGCCGCGATGCTTGCGACTCCTTTAGTCGACACCCTTAAACGAGTTTCAAAAGGAAGCATTGTTTCGACCGTCGAGCGCGACGATCTTTATCTTGCCCAGACTCCGCAGGTTTTCGATTATGAGCTCATTCTGGAAGCTCACCGGTCGATTACATCAGATACGATTGCAACCGACGATGCCTCCCTTATCGAGGGGAGGGGATTCAAAGTACGCATAGTCGAGCCGACCGGGCTCAATCTAAAAGTGACGCGACCTGATGATTTGCTTGTTGTTGAGGATTATTTGAAAAGAGAACAAAATGACTAA
- the queA gene encoding tRNA preQ1(34) S-adenosylmethionine ribosyltransferase-isomerase QueA: MDLSLFGFDLPPELIAQSPSRRRDLSRLLVLDRQSGAIAHTQFKEITRYIKSGDALVLNNTKVFKARLWGQRSSGGKIEVFLVRPAHQSGFVPERPEPMSVFWEAMVSPSRRIKSGERIHFDKSHFVTIEQQIADGRWIVFFDSLSEQNRIIADFGHIPLPHYIDRQDEEQDIKRYQTVYADKSKIGAVAAPTAGFHFTKALLRQIQQMGVSVVEVTLHVGPGTFKPIKCDDIREHKVDPEYAEISSEVASVINRTRNQGGKIIAVGTTSVRTLESSPTINGEIEPFSKMVNLFIQPGHTFTYVDSMVTNFHLPKSSLLVLVASFAGREKILEAYEQAIAQDYRFYSYGDAMLIL, encoded by the coding sequence ATGGATCTTTCACTTTTTGGTTTTGATCTTCCTCCTGAACTTATCGCGCAGTCCCCGTCGCGACGCCGGGATTTGTCCCGCTTATTGGTGCTCGACCGACAATCCGGCGCGATTGCACACACTCAATTCAAAGAAATAACCCGTTATATCAAATCCGGTGACGCGCTTGTGCTTAACAATACCAAAGTTTTCAAAGCCCGATTGTGGGGACAACGCTCCAGCGGTGGTAAAATTGAAGTGTTTCTCGTCCGTCCGGCCCATCAGTCAGGCTTCGTGCCTGAGCGCCCAGAGCCCATGAGCGTATTCTGGGAAGCAATGGTGAGTCCTTCACGGCGTATTAAATCGGGGGAGAGGATTCATTTTGATAAGAGTCACTTTGTTACGATTGAACAACAAATTGCCGATGGCCGATGGATTGTGTTTTTTGATTCGCTGTCAGAACAAAATCGAATTATCGCCGATTTCGGTCATATCCCGCTCCCACATTATATTGATCGTCAGGATGAAGAGCAGGATATAAAACGGTATCAGACGGTCTATGCCGACAAATCGAAAATTGGTGCAGTGGCTGCTCCAACTGCTGGTTTTCATTTTACAAAGGCTTTACTCCGGCAGATTCAACAGATGGGTGTATCGGTTGTCGAAGTTACTCTCCATGTCGGGCCGGGCACTTTCAAACCTATCAAGTGCGATGATATAAGAGAGCACAAAGTCGATCCTGAGTACGCCGAAATATCTTCTGAAGTCGCCTCAGTCATAAATCGTACGAGAAATCAGGGCGGCAAGATTATTGCGGTCGGGACAACTTCAGTTCGCACGCTCGAATCATCGCCAACCATCAATGGTGAAATTGAGCCATTTTCCAAAATGGTTAACCTTTTTATCCAGCCCGGTCATACGTTCACTTACGTTGATTCTATGGTCACAAACTTTCACCTGCCAAAATCATCTCTGCTTGTGCTTGTGGCATCATTCGCCGGACGAGAGAAAATCCTTGAGGCGTATGAGCAAGCAATCGCTCAAGACTATCGTTTTTACAGCTACGGCGATGCCATGCTCATTTTATAA
- a CDS encoding dihydrofolate reductase family protein, whose product MRKIIASEFYSLDGMMSDPEDKMEWVLGNFNEAMGKYEDYLYDDADTLLLGPVTYKIFESYWPHAADNPATPKGDVEMEHKIKNITKIVFSTSLKTLSWGKSRLFTYFDAKEIVKLKEAPGKNILVIGSASIVQQLTNLGLIDEYHFVLFPVILGQGKALFANTGTSHNLELMTMREFGNGGLLLTYHRK is encoded by the coding sequence ATGAGAAAAATTATAGCCTCAGAATTTTATAGCTTAGACGGAATGATGTCTGATCCTGAAGATAAAATGGAATGGGTTCTTGGCAACTTTAACGAGGCGATGGGGAAGTATGAAGATTATTTGTATGACGACGCCGACACACTTTTGCTCGGACCGGTAACTTATAAGATATTCGAAAGTTACTGGCCACACGCCGCAGACAACCCCGCGACTCCCAAGGGGGATGTCGAGATGGAGCACAAGATAAAGAACATCACCAAAATTGTATTCTCCACATCGCTGAAGACACTCTCATGGGGAAAATCCAGGCTTTTTACTTACTTTGACGCTAAAGAAATAGTAAAGCTCAAAGAGGCTCCGGGGAAAAATATATTGGTCATTGGCAGCGCAAGCATAGTTCAACAGCTAACGAACTTGGGATTAATTGACGAATATCATTTTGTATTATTTCCGGTCATTTTAGGACAGGGTAAAGCGCTATTTGCAAATACAGGAACCTCTCATAATCTGGAATTGATGACAATGAGAGAATTTGGTAATGGAGGCCTTCTTCTGACATACCATAGGAAGTGA
- the ruvB gene encoding Holliday junction branch migration DNA helicase RuvB has protein sequence MSGRERLVTNTQITPEEDLVQFSLRPKVLKEYIGQSELKGKLQVLLQAAKGRKEPIEHVLLYGPPGLGKTTLAHIIANEMESKIITTSGPSLQRAGDLMGILTNLSEGDILFIDEIHRLSPVIEEFIYPAMEDFKVDFVVDKGAFAKVINVPLKRFTLVGATTRAGMLSAPLRDRFGLYYHLDFYPSEDLEEIIIRSAKLLEITLDRAAAKTIAMRSRGTPRIANRLLRRVRDYSAVKGTGDISATVAGTALDAEGVDSAGLDNLDRKMLKVIIEFYKGGPVGVEALGATLNEEADTLVDMVEPYLLKIGFIQRTRRGRMASAEAARHLGLHLATTAGQENLF, from the coding sequence ATGAGTGGGCGCGAGCGTTTAGTTACGAATACGCAGATCACACCCGAGGAAGATCTCGTACAGTTCTCTCTCCGGCCAAAAGTCCTGAAAGAATATATAGGCCAGTCGGAACTGAAAGGAAAACTCCAAGTGCTTCTCCAAGCCGCAAAGGGGCGCAAAGAGCCGATTGAACATGTATTGCTATATGGGCCCCCGGGACTAGGCAAGACAACTCTTGCGCATATCATCGCCAATGAGATGGAATCAAAAATTATCACAACTTCGGGGCCGTCGTTGCAGCGTGCCGGTGACCTGATGGGTATCCTGACCAATTTAAGCGAAGGGGACATTCTTTTCATAGATGAGATTCACCGTCTCTCGCCTGTCATCGAAGAATTCATCTATCCCGCAATGGAAGACTTCAAGGTGGATTTTGTCGTTGATAAGGGCGCATTCGCTAAAGTCATCAATGTTCCGCTCAAACGATTCACACTGGTCGGCGCGACAACCCGCGCCGGAATGCTTTCGGCGCCGCTCAGAGACAGGTTTGGACTGTATTATCATTTGGATTTCTATCCGTCGGAAGACCTTGAGGAGATTATCATTCGCTCCGCTAAACTCCTGGAAATCACTTTGGATCGTGCGGCCGCAAAGACAATAGCCATGCGGTCGCGGGGTACGCCAAGAATCGCCAACCGACTTTTGCGCCGTGTTCGTGATTACTCGGCGGTCAAGGGAACTGGGGATATCAGCGCAACAGTTGCTGGAACCGCGCTTGATGCCGAGGGAGTGGATTCTGCCGGGCTTGACAATCTCGACCGGAAGATGCTCAAAGTAATTATCGAATTCTATAAAGGCGGCCCAGTTGGAGTTGAGGCGCTTGGGGCGACTCTCAACGAAGAAGCCGACACATTGGTCGATATGGTCGAGCCGTATCTTCTGAAAATTGGCTTTATCCAGCGCACCAGACGTGGCAGAATGGCTTCTGCCGAGGCGGCACGGCATCTTGGGCTACACTTGGCGACTACTGCCGGGCAGGAAAATTTGTTTTAG
- the ruvA gene encoding Holliday junction branch migration protein RuvA, producing the protein MISRMRGTLAAITEQQALVEVHGLFYDVSLPTALAERLKQSGLIGEEVIFETIYFIEAGDKKSNHYPKLVGFTDPVDREFFSLLTSVSGMGIKKALRSLVLPIKEIAHAIETKNTATLNRLPGVGGRLAEKIVAELHGKTAKFALSKKEDSLGSYEAVETPLIDEAIAVLIQLQYSRMEADRMIKSVLAANPDMKTVAELITVIFKNEQKSKVEVS; encoded by the coding sequence ATGATAAGCCGAATGCGAGGAACATTGGCCGCTATAACGGAACAGCAGGCATTGGTCGAAGTACATGGGCTGTTCTATGACGTTTCGCTGCCGACCGCGCTGGCGGAAAGACTCAAGCAGTCCGGTCTGATCGGCGAGGAAGTCATTTTCGAGACGATTTATTTTATCGAGGCTGGCGACAAGAAATCAAACCATTACCCGAAACTTGTCGGATTCACCGACCCGGTCGACAGAGAATTTTTTTCATTGCTGACTTCCGTGTCCGGTATGGGCATAAAGAAAGCCCTGCGTTCGCTTGTTCTGCCAATAAAAGAGATCGCACACGCAATAGAGACAAAGAACACGGCCACTCTAAACCGTCTGCCTGGTGTGGGTGGGCGACTGGCAGAGAAAATTGTCGCCGAGCTTCACGGCAAAACGGCCAAATTTGCGCTCTCCAAGAAAGAAGATTCGCTCGGGTCGTATGAAGCGGTGGAAACACCACTTATTGATGAGGCGATTGCGGTGTTGATCCAGTTGCAATACTCACGGATGGAGGCCGACCGGATGATAAAGAGTGTGCTGGCCGCAAATCCGGATATGAAGACGGTCGCGGAATTGATAACAGTCATCTTTAAAAATGAGCAGAAGAGTAAGGTTGAAGTTTCATGA
- the ruvC gene encoding crossover junction endodeoxyribonuclease RuvC has product MRILGIDPGLHVTGYGVLDNTDDSIVLVEAGVIRSNSGASLAEKLREISTELTAIITQFRPESVAIEELYSHYDHPKTAIIMGHARGIIFLKAAEAEIPVFPYAATRIKKSLTGNGRASKAQVQKMVQSTLRLKILPEPADAADALAIALCHARSLRQSAVEYQ; this is encoded by the coding sequence ATGCGAATTCTCGGAATCGACCCAGGCCTACATGTAACAGGATACGGAGTTTTAGACAATACCGATGACTCAATAGTTCTTGTCGAAGCCGGGGTTATTCGTTCAAATTCAGGAGCGAGCCTAGCCGAAAAATTGAGAGAGATTTCTACTGAACTAACCGCGATTATAACTCAGTTTCGGCCCGAGTCAGTTGCAATTGAAGAATTATATTCGCATTACGACCATCCCAAGACGGCAATCATTATGGGACATGCTCGGGGAATCATATTTTTGAAAGCAGCCGAAGCCGAGATACCGGTTTTCCCATATGCGGCAACACGGATAAAAAAGTCGCTCACCGGAAACGGGCGTGCCAGCAAAGCCCAAGTGCAGAAAATGGTGCAATCGACTTTGCGGCTTAAGATTCTGCCTGAACCAGCGGATGCCGCCGACGCGCTGGCGATTGCCCTCTGCCATGCCCGGTCATTGCGTCAATCAGCGGTGGAATACCAATGA
- a CDS encoding YebC/PmpR family DNA-binding transcriptional regulator — translation MSGHSKWATIKRKKGKLDAERGKVFTRLIKEVTVAAREGGGDPDGNPRLRTAILGAKGANMPADNIKRAILKGTGQLPGVSYEFINYEGYGPAGVAIYLEAMTDNKNRTVAEVRHTLTKFGGALGTSGCVAWMFEKRGVITIDRDAAEENMVMEVAMENGASDFRADSTMYEIVSEPSDLEAIRSAFESRKIPMSSAEVTMLAQNTVKLTSESDANSMLKLMDMLEDSDDVQKVYSNFDIDEAIMQKLA, via the coding sequence ATGTCAGGTCACTCAAAATGGGCGACGATTAAACGCAAGAAGGGTAAACTTGATGCCGAGCGCGGAAAAGTTTTCACCAGACTTATTAAAGAAGTGACTGTGGCCGCTCGCGAAGGGGGAGGGGACCCTGACGGCAATCCGAGACTCCGCACGGCGATCCTTGGCGCGAAAGGGGCCAATATGCCCGCCGACAACATTAAACGGGCAATCCTAAAGGGAACTGGCCAGCTCCCGGGGGTGAGTTATGAATTCATCAACTATGAAGGATATGGTCCGGCGGGCGTTGCCATCTACCTTGAAGCCATGACCGACAACAAGAATCGGACAGTGGCCGAAGTTCGTCACACGTTGACAAAATTCGGCGGCGCGCTTGGAACCAGCGGATGTGTGGCATGGATGTTTGAAAAGCGAGGTGTGATTACCATAGACCGGGATGCCGCCGAGGAAAATATGGTCATGGAAGTTGCGATGGAAAACGGAGCATCAGATTTCAGAGCGGATTCCACTATGTATGAAATTGTCAGCGAACCATCCGACCTTGAAGCTATCCGTTCGGCATTCGAAAGCAGGAAAATTCCAATGTCTTCAGCCGAAGTTACTATGCTTGCCCAGAACACCGTCAAGTTAACCAGCGAATCCGATGCAAATTCGATGCTCAAGCTTATGGACATGCTTGAAGACAGCGACGACGTTCAAAAAGTATATAGCAACTTCGATATCGACGAAGCAATCATGCAGAAACTGGCCTAA
- a CDS encoding DUF1028 domain-containing protein: MRISRSIFLFCAVALLSAKSQSSEATNHTYTPVNTYSIIAYDSATGQFGAAVQSHWFRVADVIWVQPGVGAVATQSLVDFAYGPLGIEMMRLGKTSRQALAGLLASDSLNAIRQVAMIDKNGLVSTHTGNKCIAEAGHRSGKFYSCQANLMRNHTVWDAMAIAFENTTGDLSERMMAALEAAQKEGGDIRGMQSAAMVVVTGKPTGQSWRDKIVDIRVDDADQPLVELRRLLDVTHAYDHMNRGDELIAIGKMDSAAVEYGAAMTLAPDNLEIQFWHAVTLVTSNELERSLPIFERIFKADDSWRILIPRLVESELLPNDQSVIAKILAQ, from the coding sequence ATGAGAATCTCACGATCAATTTTTCTTTTCTGTGCGGTAGCTCTACTTTCAGCTAAATCCCAGTCGTCAGAAGCTACGAATCACACATATACTCCGGTCAACACCTATTCGATTATAGCCTATGACAGCGCAACTGGACAATTCGGCGCCGCGGTCCAATCTCACTGGTTCAGAGTCGCCGATGTTATCTGGGTCCAACCGGGGGTCGGAGCGGTCGCGACGCAATCCCTTGTAGATTTCGCCTATGGTCCGCTCGGCATCGAAATGATGCGGCTTGGTAAAACATCAAGGCAGGCTCTTGCCGGGCTTCTTGCCAGCGATTCCCTCAATGCCATAAGACAAGTCGCCATGATAGACAAAAATGGATTAGTATCCACCCATACCGGGAACAAATGCATTGCCGAGGCCGGTCACCGATCAGGCAAGTTCTATTCATGTCAGGCTAACCTTATGCGCAATCATACCGTCTGGGATGCCATGGCGATAGCCTTCGAGAATACTACCGGTGATTTGTCCGAACGGATGATGGCCGCGCTTGAAGCCGCCCAAAAAGAAGGGGGAGATATTCGGGGTATGCAGTCGGCGGCGATGGTGGTCGTCACCGGAAAGCCAACCGGGCAAAGCTGGCGGGATAAAATTGTGGACATCAGAGTTGACGATGCCGACCAGCCGCTGGTGGAGCTCCGACGACTTCTCGATGTTACCCACGCCTATGATCATATGAATCGCGGCGACGAACTAATTGCAATCGGCAAAATGGATTCGGCCGCGGTCGAATACGGTGCGGCCATGACCCTTGCGCCGGATAATCTGGAGATACAGTTCTGGCATGCCGTTACTTTGGTCACCTCAAACGAACTCGAACGGTCGCTGCCGATTTTCGAGCGGATCTTCAAAGCCGATGATTCCTGGAGAATACTCATCCCCCGTCTGGTTGAATCAGAACTGTTGCCAAATGATCAATCTGTCATAGCCAAAATACTTGCCCAGTAA
- the recN gene encoding DNA repair protein RecN yields the protein MLERLRIENIALVERLELHFNPGLSVLTGETGAGKSVVVTALSLALGDRAEKEAIRHGATDAHVEAIFSVEAMSAQFKKDFADFIKDEKIVIQRDISRDGNSRARVNGVLTSLARLKEVTSPIAEILGQHANQMLMNESNHLAFLDRFAQVETFREETAAAFHDWDRSETELRDVLKRRQQLSDERELLLFQRNEIEKAGVTAGEEEQLTTERKILESARALMISAETIQNALDGEESSAIRQLRHARKEAEKMAAIDPYLEKSASQLAEADFLLEDLRRTFEQYGSSIHDDPIRLDQIHERLDELYHLKKKYGGSEESILAYLRDLTERLENRPDTDKLIDYLEKESNRLKKVYAEKAVALSEVRQKGAAYLEKLVVKELAGLAIEQGKFACEFVYEADVDGVALDTRIVKPYPHGLENCRFLFSANAGEPLKALVKTASGGEISRVLLAIKAAEKRNNKLSHSLLVFDEVDTGIGGQTALEVGKKLAKISEETQVIVVTHLHQIARLANHHYLAEKETGRLGRSLIVVNKLDPKGIKIELDRMIALPQETLL from the coding sequence ATGCTTGAACGTTTACGAATAGAAAATATCGCCCTTGTCGAACGCCTGGAGTTGCATTTCAATCCCGGGCTGTCTGTGCTTACCGGAGAGACCGGAGCCGGAAAGTCTGTTGTGGTGACAGCCTTGTCATTAGCATTGGGTGATCGCGCCGAAAAAGAGGCGATCCGGCATGGGGCGACTGATGCCCATGTCGAGGCTATCTTCTCAGTGGAAGCGATGTCGGCCCAATTCAAGAAAGATTTCGCGGACTTTATCAAAGATGAGAAAATTGTCATACAAAGAGATATTTCTCGCGACGGCAATTCTCGGGCGCGGGTGAACGGTGTCCTGACCTCGCTTGCGCGGCTCAAAGAAGTGACGTCGCCTATCGCTGAAATCCTCGGCCAGCATGCCAACCAGATGCTGATGAACGAAAGCAATCATCTGGCCTTTCTGGACCGGTTCGCGCAGGTCGAAACATTTCGCGAGGAAACAGCGGCGGCATTTCATGACTGGGACAGGTCAGAGACAGAATTGCGCGATGTATTAAAACGCCGCCAGCAGCTGAGTGACGAGCGCGAGCTGCTGCTCTTTCAGAGAAATGAAATTGAGAAGGCTGGTGTTACAGCCGGTGAGGAAGAGCAGTTGACAACAGAGCGCAAAATTTTGGAATCAGCCAGAGCACTTATGATATCAGCTGAGACGATACAGAATGCTCTCGATGGCGAAGAAAGTTCAGCCATTCGACAATTGCGCCATGCGCGTAAAGAGGCCGAAAAGATGGCGGCTATCGATCCCTATCTTGAGAAATCCGCCTCACAGCTTGCCGAAGCAGATTTTCTGCTGGAAGACCTTCGCCGGACTTTTGAACAGTACGGTTCGAGCATTCACGATGACCCGATACGGCTGGATCAGATACATGAGCGCCTCGATGAATTGTATCATCTCAAGAAAAAATACGGAGGCTCCGAAGAATCCATTCTCGCCTACCTTAGGGATTTAACTGAACGGCTGGAGAATCGTCCCGATACTGACAAATTGATAGATTATCTCGAGAAAGAAAGCAATCGCCTTAAAAAGGTATATGCCGAAAAAGCGGTCGCGCTCTCCGAAGTTCGCCAGAAGGGGGCGGCCTATCTCGAGAAGTTGGTCGTGAAGGAATTGGCCGGACTTGCAATAGAACAGGGGAAATTTGCCTGTGAATTTGTGTATGAAGCTGATGTAGACGGTGTTGCCTTGGATACCCGAATAGTAAAACCCTACCCGCATGGACTGGAGAATTGCCGTTTCCTTTTTTCGGCGAATGCCGGCGAACCGCTCAAAGCGCTGGTGAAGACGGCTTCGGGAGGAGAAATATCGCGGGTGTTGCTTGCAATTAAAGCCGCCGAGAAGCGAAACAATAAATTGTCCCATTCGTTACTGGTCTTTGACGAAGTCGACACCGGAATCGGCGGGCAAACGGCGCTCGAGGTCGGCAAAAAACTGGCGAAAATTTCTGAAGAGACCCAAGTGATAGTTGTCACCCACTTGCATCAGATAGCCCGTTTGGCAAACCATCACTATTTGGCTGAGAAAGAGACCGGTCGTTTGGGACGGTCGCTCATTGTCGTCAACAAGCTGGATCCCAAAGGAATCAAGATAGAGCTTGATCGCATGATCGCACTTCCACAGGAAACTCTACTCTAA